The genomic segment GTCGTCTCAGACACCCTCCGATAGGAGGGCATCGTCATCCGCATAGGAGCATCTGTGATGTACCGCCGTGTTCCCCTCCCGTCAACCAAACCGGACCCGCTGTCGGTCTACCGACGTCTCACCCCCCGTGACCGCCTGCTGATGTCCTGGCTGGCCGAGCACTACCTGCTGTCCACCGACCAGGTCGGTCGGGCCCTGTTCACCGCGCGGCGCACCGCGCAGCAGCGGCTGACGATCCTGCACCGCCTGCAGGTACTGCACCGGTTCGCCTGGGCCGCCGCCGACGGCACCCCGGAAACCTCCTACCTGTACACCCTCGGCCCCATCGGGCTACGCCGCCACCCCACCGCATACGCCGACCCCGACAACCTCGGACTCAAGGCACCCCGGTCCAGCATCGACCGCGCCGAACGGATCGTGCACAGCCGGCGCCTGCACCACCTCCTCGGCGTCAACCAGTTCTTCGTCGACCTGCACGCCCACACCCGCACCCAGCCCGGCAGCCGGCTGCTGCGCTGGTGGTCCGAGCAACACGCGACCGCCGCCTACAGCGGCACCAAACGCACCCCCGACGGGCAACGCAGAATCGACGTCTTCCCCGACGGGCACGGCATCTGGCACGCCAACGGATCCACCGTCGGGTTCTTCCTCGAACACGACCGCGACACCGAGGACCTCGCCCGCGTGGTCGGCAAACTGCGCGGCTACGAGAACCTCGCCCGCTACGGAGGACCCCGCTTCCCGGTCCTGCTCTGGGTACCCCACCAGCGCCGGGAAACCAGCCTCCTGCGGATCCTGCACGACGTGCCCACCCGGATGCCGGTCGCCCTCGCCGTGCACAGCGACAACCCCGCCGGCCCGATCTGGGCACTGACCAGCGACCCGTTGCGCCGACGGCACCTGCACGAACTGCCCAGCGACCCCGGACCCGACGACCACCCCGACCCGCCCAGCGAGCAATGGCCCGACGACGACATCGACGACGGATTCGGCGACGCAGGCGAGCCCGCCGACACCTGATGCCACACCGTCGGTGTCTGTCCGCACCACCACACGCACCGTTGACAGATTCTCCGAATCTGACAACACAGCGACCGCCACCGATTGAGGCCTGACAGTGCAGGTCATCACGCCGCGCGGCTGACCGCGCGGACGCGGCCCTGACAGATCAGGCCGCTACCGTTTCGGCACCACATCACACCCATATATCCCACTCCGGTAGGTCCCACCCTCGGACCCTTCGCCGCATCCCGGCACCTGACGCCCACCCGCCCCCGCGGCCGGTCGGCCCAGCAGCCCGCGACGAACCCGACGGTCGCACCCACCAACCCCGCACCAACCCCACGCCCGGCCGGCACCCACGCACCCAGTGGACCGGCCATCTCCGCGTGCCCACGGCACGCCCTAACCCGAAGGAGAACCCCACATGCCCAAGAAGACGGCCCCCGCGGCCACCACGACCACCCCGGCAGTCGTCATTCCGGAACCGGTCGTTCGCACCATGATCATCTGCGTCTCCGACGAGCTGGCCCAGGTGCTCGACAGCACCCGCAACCTCGAACGCCACCTCGGCGTCACGGGCACCAGCTGCCCCCGGTACTGGGCCTCCCCGGCCATCTACCCGTGGCAGCGCGGCCAGCTCATCGACCTGCGCAAGGCCAGGACCGGACCCCGGTACTGCGCCGGCGGACCCATCCGCCTGCTCGACCTGGCCGGCATGCGCCACGGAGCCTACGTCGGGGCCAGCGTGCGCCACGCGCACTGGACCCGCGTCGTCGCGGGCACGAAGACGGCCACACCATGGCCGACCTTCCTGCAACGGCACCTGTCCGACCCGTCGGGATACCCGATGGACACCGCGACCGCCGAGTTCAACCGGCAGCCGCGGGTGCAGGCCATGCGCATGTACAACGCCGCCATCTACGGCCCGGGCGCGCTCGAGGTCACCGAACTGGAGATGTTCCAGGCCGGCGGCAGCGCCTACGCCAACTACCACGCCCTCTGGGCACTGTGCACCGACGCCTTCCTCACCGAGGCCGGCGACCGGCTGCAACCGGCCAGCGCGTTCTTCGCCGACCGGATCACCTACCTGGAGCGGGCCGCCCGCTACCTGGACTCACTCGACGAGTCCCAGCGGCTGTTCGCCGTCACCCTGCACCACCCGTAACCGGAGACCGGTCGGGCCAGCCACACCTCCCTCGTACCCCAAGGGACCCGTGTTGCTGCCCGGCCGGCTCCACCCCCACCGCCCACACCACCTGAAGGGATTGATCCGCATGCCTCTACGGCTCTGGTTCGACCTGGCGACCGTGCTGCGCCTGGCCGAGACCGCCATCAGCACACGGCACAGGGTCGACATCGACGGCGATGTCGGGGCCCACGTCCCGCCCGCGCTGCATCTGATGCGCGACTGCGGCGCAGACCTCGACGACCGCCTCTACATCGACGGAAACGGTCAGCCGAGCCTGTCCGGGTACAACATCAACGCGGAACCGTTCCGCAGCACGTATCGCGGTCGCCGCTACGGCCACGGCATCACCTGGACCGAGTGGCTCGGCGGCCCACCACGTCACCGCAGTCCGATCCAGGCGCGCATTCCACTCGCCGATGACAACCGGCTGCTCGACCTGCTCCGCGCGGGCCACGCCGCCGGCTTCGACGTCTTCACCGTCGACATCGACTCCGGACTGCGGCCGGCCGTCGCCCGACGCCGCGCAAGGCGGTCCCGCCGGTCGCCCCAGGCCGGGGCATCTCGCCACGACCGGCCCGCGGAAGGGCCGCTCTATACCTCTTCCGAGGCAGTGGATCAGCGGTGATCGTCGGCAACGGCGTCGAGGCGGACGAGTTGGATCGCTCGTCCTCACGCGCGTCCACCACGTCGGCGGCCATGTCCTACGGGTGCGGATCCGCCGCGACCGCGTTCTCTACCAGGGTGTCGCCGTCGTCGAGGTTCCGAACCCGAACCTGACGTGGACCACCCTGGCCTCCGAAGCCCGCGCCACCTGGTACCCGACCACACCGGCGTACGCCGACGAGGAGGGCCCCTCAACAGGCGTGGCCGACCGGCTCCTCGCCCGCGCCCGCACCATTCTCGCCGGGCTTCCCAGCCCCGGCTCCTGACCCGCTGCGGCCGCCGGCCGAAGCCGGCCCGCCGGACACTCGCACCACCGCACGCACGACCTGGCCGTTGCCCGGCCGACCCCGCGCATACCGCGCATCCCCGGGCACGGCCGCAGGGCCGTGCCCGGGTTCCCACCCCTTCAGAAGGGAACCCCCATGAACCCCAACCCGAACCCGGCTCCGGCCGTCCGCGCCGCGGGTACCGGACCGCGCCGGCTGACCGTGGCCGTGGTCGGTGGCAGCCTGACCGGCCCCGTCACCGCCCTGCTGTTGCTGCGGGCCGGCTTCGACGTCACCGTCTACGAGGCCACGCCGCCCTCCGCCGCGCTGGGCGGCGGGCTCATTAGCCTGGAACACACCGCGCTCGACGTGCTCGACCGCCTCGACATCCCCCAGCGCGAGTTCGTCGCCTACGACTCCGAGACGATCCGGCAGGTCGCGGTCCGCGACCGCCAGCCCGAACAGACCGTGCTGCGCACCTACCCCGGCCGCCTCACCACCTGGACCCTGCTGCACCGCGCGTTGGCCGCCCGGATCCCGGCGGGCGTGCTGCGCACGGGCATGCGGGTCACCGGCCTGAGCACCCACGCCGGCCGGCCCGTCCTACGGTTCGCCGGCGGGCACGCTGCCGAACCGGTCGACCTGGTCGTGTTCGCCGACGGCCGGTCCTCGACCGGCCGCCGGCTGCTTGACCCGGACCGCACGCTGACCTACGCCGGTTACGTCGCCCACCGTGGCATCGCCACCTGCACCCCGCGGGCCGGCCTGCGGGACTTCGTCCGGCTGGAGCCCTGCCCCGGCGCGCAGTTCAACATCGCCCCGGTGCCCGACGGCTGCGACTGGACGTTCTACCTCGGCTGCAGCGCCGCCGACTACGAGCAGCGTTTCGGCGGGACACCCCTCCGCCGGGTCCTCGCCCTGCCGCGGCACGTCACCCCGGCCGCCCGTACCCACGTCGACGAGCACGCCGACCACCTACTTCCGCCCGACCACGCGGCCGTCGTGCGGGCCACCACCGTTCGCGTGGCCGCGCCGATGCTGGACATCGACCCGCCCACCCGCATGGTGTGGCCGGTCGGCGACGGGCACGCCGTCCTGCTCGGCGACGCCCTCGCCCCGGTCCGCCCCCACACCGCCCGGGGCGCCAACAACGGCATCGAACAGGCCGCCGGCCTGACCGTCGCGCTCACCCAGCACCACCGATACGGCGCCGACCTGCCCGCCGCCCTGCACGGGTGGCAACGCCGGCACCTGCCCACCGCGGTCGCCGCCGTCCGCCAGGGCCCCGTCATCGGCGACAAGCTCGGCCTCGGCACCCGATAGCCCGCCGTCTCCTGTGGCCAGAGCCCCACCGACCCCCGCCCGCCGCCCTGGGCGCAAAACCCCAGCTCGCACCGCCCCCGACGCCGGACCGGCCGGGGGCACTTTCTGTATCCCGGATCGAAAGGACACGGCCTGATGGCCACCAAAATGACCGCCGTCGTCTCCGACGACATCGACGGGTCCACCGACGACGTCGGGACCTACCGGTTCGCCTTCAACGGCGTGCGGTACGAGATCGACCTGTCACGCCCCAACTTCGACCGGATGGCCGCCGCCTTCCAGCCCTTCATCGCCGCCGCCCGCCGCCTGCCGAATTCGACGGCGAGGAAACAGACCGGGCACGACACCAACGCGGGTCGCCGCGCCGCCAACGCCCGCATCCGCACGTGGTGGGCCAGCCACTGGCAGGAACACCAGCTGCCCGAGCCCAAAACCCGAGGGTCGATCCCCGCGGGAGTCCGCGACGCCTACCAGCGCGCCCACTAGACCGCAGCTCGGCGGGCCGCGACACCAGGCCGGTTCGCGTGGCGACCGCACTGGCTGTCGCGGCCCGTCCGCGGGAGTCCACCCCGACGACTTGATCACGCGCCGCTGCGAAGCGTTCATCAGTGCACACCTCCTCCTCACCGATCCGCCCATTGGCAGCAGATAGAGAAAGGGACCCCGACGCATGACCGACAGCACCAGTAACCCATCCACCCTGGAGCGGGTGCTGACCGCGCTCGCCGAGCACGGTCCGGCCACCGCCGCGAGCATCGGCGAGTCCATCGGCGTCGCCTACTCCACGACCACCCCCAAACTGCGGGAGCTGGAGAACGCGGGCCACGCCGAACGGATCCGCACCGCCCAGCGCACCACGCTGTGGCAGCTGACCCCCGCCGGCGCGGCGGCAGCCGCGTCGATCACCGCCGGCAGCACCAGCACACAGACGCCGCCCCCGACCTCAGCCAGCGACGACGACCAGGCTGGCGGCGAATCTCAGCAGCAGCAGCAAGCAACCGTCGGCCCGCGGACGGCACCGCAGCCCGACACCGCAGCACCCGGCGAGGACCAGGCAACGGGCAACCAGCCAGCCGACCAGCAGGCCCCCGACCCGGCGGCGGAAACCAGCCAGGCCAGCCCACCGCCAGGACAAGCGTCAGATCCCCTCGGGACGGCCGCGCAGGTCGCCGCGCCACAGACCGAGCCCGACCCGCAACCGGTGCCCGAAACGGACACCGACCTGGCGGTGCCAGGCAGCGGGGCCACCCAGGACCAGCCGAAGGGTGAACCCCGCGCCGACGGCCGTAGCGGCGAGGTGGCGACCGACCCCACCGGCGACGACGCGGACCGCGCACCGGCGCCGGCCGAGGACGGTGACGCCGCGCAGGAGCGCGGCAGCCGGCCGAAACCGGCCCGACGCCGCAAGGGGCAACTACGTGACGAGGTGCTGGCACTGCTGCAACGCAACCCCGACACCGCCTACAAGATCGGGGAGATCTGCAAGCTGATCAACCAGGCCAACGGCGGCGCCCCGGTCAACAAGGCCAGCGCGGGGGCAGTGGCCAACGCCCTGGACAAGCTCGTCGCCGACGACGCCGTCACGCAACTCGACGCCACGGTCGCGACCTACCAGGCCCGCTAGCGGCGCCCTCACCCCTTCGGCAGCCCGGGAGCGGGCGTGTGACGTTGGCGCGCTCACGCCCACCCCCGGTGCTCCTTCCTAGACAAGGAGCGACAACCAGTGTCTCAGACAGCGAACTCCCTTATCACCGCCGCTGGCGGGCTCCTCGCCGGGCTGACCGTAGCCGGCCTGTGGGCACTGCGCCTGTGGACCCTGCTGACCCGCGCCCGGACCCGGCAGCGCACGCGCGACGACGCCGTGTTCCACGCGTACAGGCTGGTGGAGACCCTGCGCGTCGAGCGCGACAGATACCACCGGCAGGCCACCCACGACGACACCACCGGCCTGCCCAACCGCCGCGCCGCCATCGAACGGCTCACCCAGGCGGTGAAAACCCACGACGAGGTCGGCGTCATCGTCCTCGACCTCGTCCACTTCAAGCTGATCAACGACCGGCTCGGGCACCGGGCCGGCAACACCCTGCTGTCCCAGGTCGCCGAACGCCTCCACCGCCTCACCCGGTCCGACGTCTTCGCGGCCCGGCTCTCCGGCGACGAGTTCACCCTCATCATCCACGGCGGTGCCGACACCACGGCCGCGGTGGCCGAGCGGACGTGGCGGCACATCAGCCAGGTGCCGTTCCTGCTCGCCGGCCGGCAGATCGACATCGTCGCCAGCGTCGGCCACACCACCACCGAGCAGGCCGGCCGCGATCCCGAATCCCTGCTGCACCTGGCCGACATCGCCATGTACCAGGCAAAAGCCAACGGCGGCGTGCACCGCTACGAAGCACACATGGGCGACACCCCCAGCCACGGCCGCCCCCGCGACTGGCCACCACCGCCCCACGAGGGCTGACACCACCACGGCCGGTCCCGGCCCGCACGCGACAGCCACCTGAACCAGACCCGGCACTGACCACGCGCCCGCCGCCCGCTCGGCGGCGCCGTCACCTCCGCCGCGCCCCCGCGTAGGCGGATCCCACCCCTACACCCCCCTTTGGAGTGACCCGTGACAGACGTCAACGTCGTCCTGCGGCATCTCGCCCGTCTCGACGGCGCCGCACCCGACATGGAACACATCGGCGTCACCACCGCACAGCACCCGACCGAGGTCTGCGACTTCATCACCGCGGGTTGCGCTCTCGTCGCCGCCAACGTTCAGCAGGAACTGCTCGGCGAGGCCGCGCAGGTGCTCTGGAACGTCTACGACCAGGCCGGCGGCCCCGAACTCGTCACCGCCGGGGAGCGTGTGCGGGCTGTCGGGCTCGCGCTCACCCGGGCAACCCAGGAACGAGAGAAGGCGCTCCTGCGGTTCCACGAGGCGTGCGCCGTCCTGCGGCACGACGGCGCGCTCTTCGACGCGGTCCCGACGCCGGCGAACCCAGGCGGTGTCCGCTGATGGGACACCTGCTGCTCGCCGTCCTCGTGCCGGCAACCGCGACCGTCGACACCGTCGACACCGAGCTGGACCGGATCATCGAGCCCCAGCTGGGCACGCTCGGCATCGATGACTACCGCCTCGGTGGCGGCTTCACCGGTGCCTGGGACCCGGGCTACGACCCGACCCGCGATCCGGCCAACCATGAACCCTGCCCCGCCTGTGACGGCACGGCGTACGGCCCGGACGGCGGCACCTGCCACGGCTGCGCCGACGCGGTCAGCCAGGGCCGCAGCGCCGCGACGGCCCTCAAGTTGACCTACGTCTGGGCCCCGCACCCCGGCGACTTTGGTCCCGCTGGCCCGGCTTCTGGATCCCGGCTGGCGGTTCCCGCCGCACCGCACCCCCCAGGCGTGGGTGGACCCGGCCGGCGTGCGCTGGCTCGGCACCGAACTGCGGCTCTACCCGTTCAACACCGACACCGACATCCCGCCCCGGCTCCGCCGGGTCTTCGCCGACCTGCACACCGGACGCCGCGACCTTCACGGATCGGGCCGGCGCATCCCCGTCGACCCGGCCGACTGGCTCGTCGCCGTCGTAGACGCCCACCACTGATCCCGAACACAACCCGGAAAGGCACGCCCACATGGCCCTGCACCTGTACTTCCCGCTGCCCGAAACCCTCCGACTCGCCGCGCACGCGACCACCGCCGCCGACCAGGAACCCTCATACACCGAGCACACCGACGGCATCGCCTGTCCCGGCGCGCTCGTCTGGGTGCACGACCACGGCGTGTACCTCATGTCCAGCGGTCTCCCACAGCTGCGCGATCCCGACGACCCGAACCGCAACCTCATCGTCTACGCCGACGGCTGGAACCCGGACCTCGACGGCGACCACCGCGACCACACCCACCTCGGCGACGACTTCGCCGAGCACATCCACCTCACCGACGGCGACCCGGCCCTGATCGACACCCTGCGCCAAGCCCACACCCAGGGCTACCGCTGGCTCCGCCTAGCGGTGACCGAGCAGCACTACGACCTCAGCGTCGCCAGGAAGCGGCCTGGCCAGCCCTGACCGCAGCATGAACGCGGCCCTAACG from the Solwaraspora sp. WMMD1047 genome contains:
- a CDS encoding DUF3085 domain-containing protein, with protein sequence MALHLYFPLPETLRLAAHATTAADQEPSYTEHTDGIACPGALVWVHDHGVYLMSSGLPQLRDPDDPNRNLIVYADGWNPDLDGDHRDHTHLGDDFAEHIHLTDGDPALIDTLRQAHTQGYRWLRLAVTEQHYDLSVARKRPGQP
- a CDS encoding monooxygenase → MNPNPNPAPAVRAAGTGPRRLTVAVVGGSLTGPVTALLLLRAGFDVTVYEATPPSAALGGGLISLEHTALDVLDRLDIPQREFVAYDSETIRQVAVRDRQPEQTVLRTYPGRLTTWTLLHRALAARIPAGVLRTGMRVTGLSTHAGRPVLRFAGGHAAEPVDLVVFADGRSSTGRRLLDPDRTLTYAGYVAHRGIATCTPRAGLRDFVRLEPCPGAQFNIAPVPDGCDWTFYLGCSAADYEQRFGGTPLRRVLALPRHVTPAARTHVDEHADHLLPPDHAAVVRATTVRVAAPMLDIDPPTRMVWPVGDGHAVLLGDALAPVRPHTARGANNGIEQAAGLTVALTQHHRYGADLPAALHGWQRRHLPTAVAAVRQGPVIGDKLGLGTR
- a CDS encoding replication-relaxation family protein, which gives rise to MYRRVPLPSTKPDPLSVYRRLTPRDRLLMSWLAEHYLLSTDQVGRALFTARRTAQQRLTILHRLQVLHRFAWAAADGTPETSYLYTLGPIGLRRHPTAYADPDNLGLKAPRSSIDRAERIVHSRRLHHLLGVNQFFVDLHAHTRTQPGSRLLRWWSEQHATAAYSGTKRTPDGQRRIDVFPDGHGIWHANGSTVGFFLEHDRDTEDLARVVGKLRGYENLARYGGPRFPVLLWVPHQRRETSLLRILHDVPTRMPVALAVHSDNPAGPIWALTSDPLRRRHLHELPSDPGPDDHPDPPSEQWPDDDIDDGFGDAGEPADT
- a CDS encoding Lsr2 family protein; translated protein: MATKMTAVVSDDIDGSTDDVGTYRFAFNGVRYEIDLSRPNFDRMAAAFQPFIAAARRLPNSTARKQTGHDTNAGRRAANARIRTWWASHWQEHQLPEPKTRGSIPAGVRDAYQRAH
- a CDS encoding GGDEF domain-containing protein; the protein is MSQTANSLITAAGGLLAGLTVAGLWALRLWTLLTRARTRQRTRDDAVFHAYRLVETLRVERDRYHRQATHDDTTGLPNRRAAIERLTQAVKTHDEVGVIVLDLVHFKLINDRLGHRAGNTLLSQVAERLHRLTRSDVFAARLSGDEFTLIIHGGADTTAAVAERTWRHISQVPFLLAGRQIDIVASVGHTTTEQAGRDPESLLHLADIAMYQAKANGGVHRYEAHMGDTPSHGRPRDWPPPPHEG